Proteins encoded together in one Cervus canadensis isolate Bull #8, Minnesota chromosome 7, ASM1932006v1, whole genome shotgun sequence window:
- the SUCNR1 gene encoding succinate receptor 1 — MEWNASCEYWEATQTALESCYLPVLYGIEFIVGILANTAVVFGYLFCLKNWSSSNIYLFNLSICDLAFLCTLPMLMRKYAQRQWPYGYVLCISNRYILHANLYTSILFLTFISIDRYLLMNYPFREHLLQKKAFAILISLAIWGLVTLELLPILIFIHSDDNGTNCTDYASSGDPNHSLIYSMCLTFLGFLIPLFVMCFFYFKIALFLKQRNRQLTTALPLEKPLHLVIMAVVIFSVLFTPYHIMRNVRIASRLETWKKSPCTEAIINSLYILTRPLAFLNSVINPVFYFLLGDHFREMLMNKLWHHFKALTSFRR; from the exons ATG gAATGGAATGCATCTTGTGAATACTGGGAGGCCACGCAGACTGCCCTGGAAAGCTGCTACCTTCCCGTTTTGTATGGCATTGAGTTTATCGTGGGAATCCTTGCGAATACAGCCGTCGTTTTCGGCTACCTCTTCTGCCTGAAGAACTGGAGCAGCAGTAACATCTACCTCTTCAACCTCTCTATCTGTGACTTGGCATTTTTGTGTACCCTTCCCATGCTGATGAGAAAGTATGCCCAGAGACAATGGCCATACGGGTATGTGCTGTGTATAAGCAACCGATACATACTTCACGCCAACCTCTATACCAGTattcttttcctcacttttatcAGCATCGATCGATATCTGCTCATGAACTATCCTTTCCGGGAACACCTCCTGCAAAAGAAAGCATTTGCTATTTTAATATCTTTGGCCATTTGGGGCTTAGTAACCTTAGAGCTCCTGCCCatacttatttttatacattCTGATGACAATGGCACCAACTGTACTGATTATGCAAGTTCTGGGGACCCCAATCACAGCCTCATTTATAGCATGTGTTTGACCTTTCTGGGCTTTCTCATTCCCCTTTTTGTGATGTGCTTCTTTTATTTCAAGATTGCTCTCTTTCTAAAGCAGAGGAACAGGCAGCTCACTACAGCTTTGCCCCTTGAGAAGCCTCTCCACTTAGTCATCATGGCAGTTGTGattttctctgtgctttttaCTCCCTACCACATCATGCGAAACGTCCGGATTGCTTCACGCCTGGAGACCTGGAAGAAGTCCCCATGCACTGAAGCCATCATCAACTCCTTGTACATCTTGACAAGGCCATTGGCCTTTCTGAACAGTGTCATCAACCCTGTCTTCTATTTCCTTCTGGGGGATCACTTCAGGGAGATGTTGATGAATAAACTGTGGCATCACTTCAAGGCCCTTACATCCTTCAGGAGATGA